In one Sphingobacterium daejeonense genomic region, the following are encoded:
- a CDS encoding 3-oxoacid CoA-transferase subunit B → MPTLVANYIPENINVVLQSENGLLGMGPFPFEGEEDADYINAGKQTITTLPGSAFFDSAMSFGMIRSRKIDLTILGAMEVSENGDIANWKIPGKMVKGMGGAMDLVASAENIIVAMQHVNKAGESKLLPNCTLPLTGVKCVKKIVTELGVFEIMPEGGFKVLELHDGVSLDMVKQSTAGKLFY, encoded by the coding sequence ATTCCAACCCTAGTAGCAAATTACATCCCTGAGAATATCAATGTTGTTTTACAAAGTGAAAACGGCTTATTGGGAATGGGACCATTTCCTTTTGAAGGTGAAGAAGATGCTGATTATATCAACGCCGGAAAACAGACCATCACGACCTTGCCAGGTTCAGCTTTCTTTGATTCGGCAATGAGCTTTGGAATGATCAGGTCCCGAAAAATTGACCTGACCATTTTGGGAGCAATGGAAGTTTCTGAAAATGGCGATATCGCCAACTGGAAAATTCCAGGAAAAATGGTTAAAGGAATGGGTGGAGCAATGGACCTCGTAGCAAGTGCCGAAAATATTATAGTCGCCATGCAACATGTAAACAAAGCCGGTGAATCCAAACTGTTACCTAATTGTACACTACCCCTGACAGGTGTTAAATGTGTCAAAAAAATAGTAACAGAACTCGGGGTTTTTGAAATTATGCCGGAAGGCGGTTTCAAAGTCCTCGAACTGCATGATGGCGTATCTCTGGATATGGTGAAACAGAGTACAGCAGGAAAGTTGTTTTATTAA
- a CDS encoding CoA transferase subunit A, producing MVLACAGFPENLISALLDKGVKDLTCISNNAGVDDFGLGLLLQKKQVKKMIASYVGENAEFERQMLSGELEVELVPQGTLATRLMAGGYGLPVIYTPAGVGTEVAEGKEVRKFTFHGVEKDYLDGICI from the coding sequence GTGGTTTTGGCTTGTGCGGGATTTCCTGAAAACCTAATTTCTGCACTGTTGGATAAAGGCGTCAAAGACCTTACCTGTATCAGCAATAATGCTGGGGTCGATGATTTTGGGCTCGGACTTCTATTGCAGAAAAAACAAGTAAAAAAAATGATTGCTTCTTACGTAGGTGAAAATGCCGAGTTTGAAAGACAGATGTTGAGTGGAGAACTCGAGGTAGAGCTGGTTCCTCAGGGTACATTGGCCACACGCTTGATGGCCGGAGGGTATGGATTACCGGTGATATATACCCCCGCAGGAGTAGGGACAGAAGTCGCAGAAGGTAAAGAAGTAAGAAAATTCACCTTCCATGGTGTTGAAAAAGATTATCTTGATGGAATATGCATTTGA
- a CDS encoding ABC transporter ATP-binding protein — MIEIINLSKSYGSKQVLNNINIRFDSGKIYGIVGENGAGKTTLFRCLAELEDYDGHIQSDEQNLKGKLGFLTSEPYYLPKITGEEHIYLLTDARKVKVDNLTERNIFQLPLKEYVSNYSTGMKKKLAITAVLLQKNEYFIFDEPFNGIDLESSIIFSAILKKLKELGKTVIISSHIFSTLKDSCDYIYKIEEGTLSSPFAKESFDELEDEMRQKILMKDIGKIL, encoded by the coding sequence ATGATTGAAATCATTAATCTATCCAAATCCTATGGTTCTAAACAGGTTTTGAACAATATCAATATTCGATTTGATTCAGGGAAGATTTATGGAATCGTGGGTGAGAATGGCGCTGGGAAAACCACACTATTCCGATGCCTCGCTGAACTTGAAGATTATGATGGCCATATTCAGTCAGATGAACAAAACCTGAAAGGTAAGCTGGGCTTTCTTACCTCTGAACCTTACTACCTCCCAAAAATAACTGGAGAAGAACATATCTATCTGTTGACAGATGCCCGCAAAGTAAAAGTGGATAACTTAACCGAACGAAATATCTTTCAACTTCCCCTAAAAGAATATGTCTCCAACTATTCAACAGGTATGAAAAAGAAATTAGCAATTACTGCTGTTCTTCTTCAAAAGAATGAATACTTCATTTTTGACGAACCCTTCAATGGGATTGATCTAGAAAGTTCTATCATCTTCAGTGCTATACTTAAAAAGTTGAAAGAACTTGGGAAGACCGTAATCATCTCTTCGCATATCTTTTCTACGCTTAAAGACTCTTGCGATTATATCTACAAAATCGAAGAGGGTACGCTTTCATCCCCTTTTGCCAAGGAATCTTTTGATGAGTTGGAAGATGAAATGAGGCAGAAAATCTTGATGAAAGATATCGGGAAGATTCTATAA
- a CDS encoding CoA transferase subunit A has product MEYAFEPDFAFVKAWKGDKAGNLVYRGTAQNFNHAVAMCGKITIAEVEELVEPGELDPNYIHTPGIFVNKIFQGEKYEKRIEQRTVRNKDNNE; this is encoded by the coding sequence ATGGAATATGCATTTGAGCCCGATTTTGCATTTGTGAAAGCTTGGAAAGGTGATAAAGCAGGGAATCTTGTCTATCGAGGTACTGCACAAAACTTTAACCATGCCGTTGCAATGTGTGGCAAAATCACCATTGCCGAGGTGGAAGAATTGGTTGAACCAGGTGAACTGGACCCTAATTATATACATACACCGGGCATCTTCGTCAATAAGATCTTCCAAGGGGAGAAATATGAAAAAAGAATTGAACAAAGGACAGTAAGAAATAAAGATAATAATGAGTAA
- the rhaT gene encoding L-rhamnose/proton symporter RhaT, whose amino-acid sequence MNALAGVIFHFIGGFASGSFYVPYKKVKGWSWESMWILGGLFSWIIVPPIAAWLTIPNFADIISNTDSSILGYTFLFGILWGIGGLTYGLGVRYLGVSLGSSVILGLSMVFGSLMPAVYYFFNKAEGKHGIDYFFTDKAGICVMIGLLVCVIGIYLCGKAGVLKEKSLGTLSSEAKSDYNFGLGIVVAIVSGVLSACFNFGIESGKPMADVANNLWKAANPNQGEFLYQNNVTYIVILWGGFTTNFLWCLYLLIKNHSFSDYTKSSAPLAKNFLLCAIAGTTWYLQFFFYGMGESRLGNGASSWILHMAFIILISNAWGIALKEWKGVSKPTYTAIIAGIATIIISICIVGFAKTLE is encoded by the coding sequence ATGAATGCACTAGCAGGAGTAATATTTCATTTTATTGGAGGATTTGCATCGGGGAGTTTCTATGTCCCCTATAAAAAAGTGAAAGGCTGGTCATGGGAATCCATGTGGATTTTGGGAGGATTATTTTCTTGGATAATAGTACCTCCGATTGCAGCATGGCTTACCATTCCCAACTTTGCAGATATCATCAGCAATACGGACTCCAGCATATTGGGTTATACCTTTTTATTCGGAATACTCTGGGGGATCGGCGGATTGACCTATGGTCTAGGGGTACGATATTTGGGGGTTTCTTTAGGGAGCAGTGTGATTTTGGGATTGAGCATGGTCTTCGGATCCCTGATGCCGGCGGTTTATTATTTTTTCAATAAAGCCGAAGGAAAGCACGGAATAGATTACTTCTTTACAGATAAGGCGGGCATTTGCGTGATGATTGGATTGTTGGTCTGTGTGATAGGGATCTATTTATGTGGAAAAGCCGGTGTGCTGAAAGAGAAGAGCTTGGGTACCTTATCCAGCGAGGCAAAATCAGACTATAACTTTGGATTGGGGATTGTGGTAGCCATAGTTTCAGGCGTACTGAGTGCTTGTTTCAATTTTGGAATAGAATCGGGAAAACCGATGGCTGATGTGGCAAACAACCTTTGGAAAGCCGCTAATCCAAACCAAGGTGAATTCTTGTACCAAAACAATGTAACCTACATTGTCATACTATGGGGAGGATTTACAACGAACTTTTTATGGTGCTTATACCTTCTTATAAAGAATCACTCATTCTCTGATTATACAAAATCCAGTGCGCCACTAGCTAAGAACTTCTTGTTATGCGCTATAGCGGGCACAACATGGTATTTGCAGTTCTTCTTTTATGGAATGGGTGAAAGTAGGTTGGGTAATGGCGCCAGCTCATGGATATTGCATATGGCATTTATAATCTTGATTTCCAATGCTTGGGGGATTGCCCTGAAGGAATGGAAGGGAGTTAGCAAGCCTACATACACAGCTATTATTGCTGGAATTGCTACAATCATTATTTCGATATGCATTGTGGGATTTGCAAAAACATTAGAATAG
- a CDS encoding CoA-transferase, which produces MIDKTVSNAQEAIEGVQDGMTISLGGFGLCGIS; this is translated from the coding sequence ATGATTGATAAAACAGTATCTAATGCGCAAGAAGCTATTGAAGGTGTTCAAGATGGGATGACCATTTCCTTGGGTGGTTTTGGCTTGTGCGGGATTTCCTGA